The region CAGAGTGTATTTTTTCTTTAACGTGGCGTAAGCCTCGGCCTCCTCAATGGCATTAAGGTTTTCCCTCTGAAGATTTTCGATGAGGGCATACTCCATCATCTCCACATCGCTGTCAATCTCAAGAATCAGTGCGGCTATCTCTTCCAGACCGGCCAGTTTTGCAGCGCGCCAACGCCGTTCCCCAACAATAAGCTCATATCCATCTCCCTTGCTCCTCACTGTAATGGGCTGAATAATCCCCTTTTCGCGAATGGAGTTGGCGAGTTCCTCGAGACTTCTATTGGCCCCGGGAGATTCAAAATCCTGCCTGGGTTGAAACGGGTTCGGTGTGATACGGTCGATAGGAACCAGTAATGTCGATTCGGGACCCGCCGTCTCCTCAAAAGTGCGACCTATCAGGGCGCCGAGCCCTTTACCGAGTCTGTCTGCTGTCACGCTCCAACATCTCCTCTACCAACATAAGATAGTCCTGTGCCCCGGGTGAATTCGCCTCGTACAATAAAACTGGCTTTCCAAAGCCAGGAGCTTCGCCGAGTCTGACATTTCTTCGGACCACCGTCTTGAAGGTGTTGTCAGTAAAGTAACGGCGCACTTCCCTCTCCACCTGCTTCGAAAGATTGAGTCTTCCGTCATACATGGTGACCAGAACCCCTTCAATATCGAGCTTCCTGTTTAAATGCCGTTGAACCAGACGAATGGTGTTTAACAGCTGACTCAAACCCTCCAGCGCGTAATACTCACATTGGATCGGAATGAGCACTGAATCGGCAAAAGAGAGAGCATTAAGGGTAAGAAGACCCAGAGACGGTGGGCAGTCCAACAAGACATACTCGTAATCATCCGTGATCTGCCGTAATGCGTCCCTGAGATAGTATTCCCGCGCCATCAGCCCCACAAGCTCCACCTCCGCCCCCACGAGATCGTGGGTACTCGGTATGATGTGCAAATGAGATAGGGTCGTCGGCAGGATTCCTTTTTTCACCGGGACATCTTTGATAAGTATATCATATATCGTGGTCGAGTCAAGCTCAACCAGGTCAGACACTCCCGTGGTTGCGTTCGACTGAGGATCAAGATCCACAAGAAGGGTCATACGTTCCGATACT is a window of Candidatus Neomarinimicrobiota bacterium DNA encoding:
- a CDS encoding AAA family ATPase, whose amino-acid sequence is MGKVIAFANQKGGVGKTTSAVNIAACLAVSERMTLLVDLDPQSNATTGVSDLVELDSTTIYDILIKDVPVKKGILPTTLSHLHIIPSTHDLVGAEVELVGLMAREYYLRDALRQITDDYEYVLLDCPPSLGLLTLNALSFADSVLIPIQCEYYALEGLSQLLNTIRLVQRHLNRKLDIEGVLVTMYDGRLNLSKQVEREVRRYFTDNTFKTVVRRNVRLGEAPGFGKPVLLYEANSPGAQDYLMLVEEMLERDSRQTR